TATTAatattcaaaaaaatgaaaaaaatacgatgaaacctaattaggtttcatcaacttcagccaattcattacacttttaacaatgcagacatacacctctttaattgtaacccataccagtcctttatgaaacacctgaagctcaactacaactCTCATTACATTAGCATCACCCTTACTCAGTTAAtccattctttatcacttccataacttcagttaagGTCACCACTACCAACAAAACTTCTTAATCAATACTTGGAGTACCAGTACCTGACCCTGCTATACACATTCTCCCAATTCATACacacatataatcaaaaccacTATTGTACATACAAACGaaaccacatattgtcatttcaccaacataacttcaatgatgaaaccaaacattccgtcttccaagtcagaccgaataaactagacaaaagtcaggtgaaaccaaaatttggtttcatcataaacttaattttcatcattaaaatctttggtttcatgacagaaaataggaaagtttatgatgaaaccaaatttggtttcatcattagtttactgttttcaccaaccaaaactgtcagaatttgatgaaaccaatttggtttcatcataaatctgtcatttcccaacacaatattgatttcgaatttgaagatgtatcatcatttgctggtgatgaaaacatcataaggtggtggtggtgattgtagaggattgaacgaggaggcggaggtgatgttgggagcggatctgcaggtactggtgttgattgtagatgaggtgttgttggtggccgatttgaaggtattggtggtggttttagatgataaaaggaggaggtagaagtagtgttggtggcggatctgatgtactggtgggaaaaacaaaaataagaggaggtggtgttgttgatggaaaatcgGTAGACGGAGAAGAacaaggtgatgatggtgttaatggaggagacggaggtgatgatggtgttaatggaggagacggaggttctgttggtggcggatctggacacatcggttggtttgatggtggcggagctactgttggtgataaatctgaatagaaatagaagaaaaagagatgaaggtttcgtggaggagacgaaggtgttgctgctggtggtgacggaggtgttgttgctggtggtgaCGGAGCTCTTGCGATGGTGTTCATGGAGAGATATTTGTTGCtgatggtgttaatggtggtggggagatgaagaccgcagaaatagaaaaaagaaaggagagaagaagaagaagacaaggtaaaaagggtatgtttgactttttttaaagtaataaaaattaaatttgcACATTATTATTTGACTTGGGGTTTTTAtgtcactttttaattaaatggttttcatttattaaaaataatatggctggattttttgtaccacatgtttggtcaccttgattttatttgactagttttggtaagagaaagaagaaaagagcgGGTGGGAGAATCGCCTGAGGCTCACCCCTCATATAGTAAGTTGGTTATAATTTCTTTTTGCGTCAAAAATTTGCACACCATAGTCCTTACTCTTATGATACACGTTATCCATCGTTAAGCTGCATACTCGGTATCCGCTCAACTCTATACCAAACGATCATAGATTCGTAGTAGTTGCTTTTCTCGTCAACATTGTTTTCTTCATATCATAGAACTTTTGCCGTCTATTTTTTCATGCCATATATAGACCTTGCTCTTGTTAAAAAACACCGTTACAGTACCAAATAAATAGAGAGAGAATCTGGCGACTAAAACTGAGTCGACTCATCGTCTAGGGTTTGTTAATGGCATGTGTGGGTGGTGGGTCAAGGAAGCAGGAAGGGGAAATAAGCAATTCAACCGTCTCAGCCAGGGACGGATCCAGGAAATCTTAATTCATTTTCCAGTCCGGGCTAATGACTTTGGTCGACCATATCATTTCTCTTTTTAGGTTGTTGGACTGTGATAGCTACCTGGGCTAAAGACTGGGTTAGCCCAGTTGTAGGTCTGTCAGTGGTCTCAGCTATGAAAACAATCAGGTCGAGGAAGGTAAAGAACTGCTGTGGAAGTTGGTAACACGTAAGAAACAAAGCAAATATGAACTTTCTTCTTCCACGTCCAAGTCTAAATATATTACCTCAGTTGTAAATTTTGGGGAACGTGATATAGAAAAGAAGATCGATATGTATGAATTTCCTCCTCTGCTACCTGTCGTACGCACTACTTATAGAGGAGGAGATAAACTTGCATCTAAGTCTGAAAATTTTATTTTAGGTATAGATGTTAGCTCAGCTGTAAAGTgtgtgtagaaaatctgatatcaaagacttaatgaaagagcacaaaactTAACTCAAACAAACTCTCTTCAATTGATGTGTTTCGTCTCATGGCTCAATAGCCTATTTATATGActcacaaacttgactctcaagtaaaaagactttcctaatcaaaaacaaactctaaCAAGAAACCTCTAGACAATTCTTACGTAaacaaactcttaaaaccagtaatacttgcaacccaagtaaacttctaaataccTTACcgtggatcaacaactcttgttgatccatccacttcatgtcaactgtccCAGTTGATCCATACTAGACTGGATCAACACACACTGCTGATCCATATCACTTTCTTCATACTGTATCAACACACATTGTTCATCCCTTCtatcttcttcatagtatcttggtttatttctcaacatcctcccttaaaccaagatactctttgcTAATCATTCCCAACTTTCCACGTAAGTAAACGAAagtgttagacttcaaagacttggtgaaaatatctgcTACTTGCTCTTCACTCTCAACAAACTCCACAGCTATCTCCTTGTTACTGACAAGTTCACTAATGTAATGATACTTAATATCAATATTCTTACTCCTTCCATGAAGCACTGGATTCTTAGTTAATGAAATTGTAGACTTGTTGTCCCAAACTATTGTTATTGGTGTCTTTTGTTCTTGAAATAATGACTTCAGCATCATTCTTAGCCATACAGCTTGTGTAGCACAGTTGCTAGCAGCTATATACTCAGCTTCTGTTGTAGATAATGCAACAACTTGTTGTttctttgatgaccaagagaaaaaaccagttcctaactgaaatccataacctgatgtgcttcttcttccttctgtatCACCATCCCAATCAATATCAGTAAAACCAACTAGTTTtggatcttttgaaatattataGAGAATTTCCAAGATAGTTGTTCCTCTGACATATCTCAGAATAcgttttgcagcttgtaaatgTGATTGTTTGGGTTCTTCCATAAATGTGCTAACCAATCCAACTGCATACATAATGTCAGGTCTTGTAGCAGTCAGATATCTAAGACATCCAACAAGACCTTTAAAGTCTGTTGAATTCACAAGTTCTCCTGAGCCTTCTCTTGTCAACTTCAATCTCTCTTCTACTGGTGTTAAGattggattacaattatccatATTGAAACACATTAATATTCCTTTTGCATATCTTTGCTGTTTGATGAAAATTCCTTTTTCAGTTTGTTGTACTTCAATACCCAGATAGTATGACATCAAACCAAGATctgtcatctcaaactccttcaccatatcctccTTGAATTTCTTGATCATCTCAGAGCTATTTCCAGTAAATATGagatcatcaacatataaaagtactataatatgattgccaagatcatcaactttcaaatataaagtatgctcatgtggacatcttTTGAACCCTTTCTTAATGAAATAAGAATCTATTCTTGTATGCCAAGCTCTTGGTTattgcttcaaaccatacaaGTCTTTATTTAGACTATATACTTCATTCTCTTTCCCCTCCACAATGTAACcatctggttgttcaacataaacttcttcttccaatactCCATTCAAAAATGCTGacttcacatccatctgaaaaATCTTCCACTCCTTTTGTGCAGCTAATGCAATTATCATTCTCACTGTGTCTAGTCTTGCAACTAGTGCAAATACTTCTGAGTAATCTACCCCTTGTCTTTGTTATATCCCTTAGCAACTAACCTTGCTTTCTTTCTTTTCACCATTTgacttatttttttttaaacccattACACCATGGTTTCTTCCTGGTGGAAGTTTGTTTCCAtgttattcttctcaattgactCAGTTCTTCATTCATAgcttgaatccaaccttgttctttTGAGCTTCTTCATAAGcaggatcacaatctccaaatagTGCAAAATTCACTATCATcatcatatcttcatcatctcttgataCATAGTCATTCAATCTAGCAGGAATGATATATTTCCTTCTTGGTCTTGTATTTTCTTGTTGTAGTACTGCTTCTGTTCTTGTTTCTTTATGTTGTTCTTCTACATTATCTTGAGCTTGCACTTCTTCCTCAACCGCAATTGGAATTTTTCTTACAGCAACAGGTGGATCAACATTCCTTTTTGATCCAATATTATGTGGATCAACATTAGTTGTTGATCCATTATTCCAGTTCCATTTTGAATCTTCATTAAAGACCACATCtctacttgtaaacacttttcctgCTTCTGGGTTGTATAATTTATATCCTTTGGTTACTGAACTATAACCAACAAGGATACACTTCTCACTCTTGTCATCCAATTTATTTCTTAGTTCTTTGGGCACATGTGCATATGCAATACACCCAAAAATTTtcagatgtcttacacttggtcttaCACCTCTCCAAGCTTCTTCTGGTGTCTTGTTATTCAAACTATTTGTAGGATATCTGTTGAGTAAATACACAGTTGTGTCAACTTCATAACCCCAAAAACGttttggtaaatcttttgttcttcttatagttatttccatctccattatggttgtattcttcctctctgcaactccattttgttgtggtgtatatcttgCAGTTAGTTGATGTTGAATACCATGCTCTTCCATAAACTTGTCAACAACAGTATATTCTTTACCTCTATCAGTTCTCAAGATCTTGATACTCTTACCAGTTTGTTTCTCAGCATAAGGTTTGAAACTTCTAAAAGCTTGAAATGCATCACTCTTTTGTTTAAGCAGATAAACCCATGCTTTTCtgctaaaatcatcaatgaaagttataaaataattattacctccatgtgaaGTTACTTCAATAGGACCACACAGATCACTATGAACAATCTCCAATTGTTGATCAGCTCTTCTAACTTTGTTGATTGGGAATGGATCTCTGTGATGCTTGCCAAAGATGCAATTTTCACATCTTGATTCTGGTACCTCAATAAAGGGTAAGCCTgacaccatctccttctttgATAAAGTTTGTAAACTGTTAAAGTTTACATGTCACATCCTTTTATGCCATAACCAAGAATCATCATGAACGCTGCTACTGTAACAACTTTCCTTTTGATGTtgaatattcaaaggaaataACCTGTTCTTGGTCATCTGAACTTTAGctatcaaccttcttcttctatctctAATGAAGCATAAACCATTATAAATTTTCATAGAATATCCTCTTTCAGACAACTGACCCATACTCAACAAATTTTGATGTAAACATGGAACATAAAATACATCCATGATATATGCTTTTGAACCATTCTTAAGAACAATTCTAATTATTCCTTTTCCCATAACTGGAATAGTTGAACTATTTCCAAACTTCACTATGGATCTTACAGACTCATCCAAACTTTCAAACAAATCTTTTCTGCCACACATATGATTGCTGCAACCTGTATCCAAGTACCACTTAAGTTGAGGTTGTTATTCTATTGTATGTCATGCTAGTAACATGTTTTCAGTCTTCtgttcttctgtttcttcttatttttgaCTTTCAGCAATATTAGCTTTGAAATTTGCTTTATAGTTATTAGCAACTGTCTTTCTAGGTTTTGGACATTCAGTAGCAATGTGTCCaaaatttccacaattataacacTGTATTTTTGATCTATCAAATGGCTTCCTATAACTTCCATTATTTGATCTCCCTCCACTATTGTATCCTCCTTGAGAACCTCCAGCATTAGGTTTTCCTTGATTATTTCTCCAGCTAACTTGACTTTGAAGAGattcttcaacttgttttgcaACAACTATCTTCTCcaacaacctttgttcataggcTTGTAaagaacccaataactcattaAGAGTCATAGTTGCAACTGTGTTGCATTCCTCTATAGTAGTCACCTTTGATTCAAATTTCTCTGGTAAACTTCTtaatatcttttcaacaactgtTGAATCTTCTACAGTATCACTATTAGccttcatctcattgacaagattcaaAGTCTTTGAGAAAAAAATCTGATATTGTTTCAGTACTTTCCATCTACAATAATTCATACTTTCtctttagggtttgcaatctaacctTCTTGACTTTGTCAGACCCTGCGTAGTAACTAACCAAACCATCACATGCTGCTTTAACTTTCTTGATATAGATAACTCTGtccatgagagattcatgaatATCCTGATGAAGAATATATGTAGCTTTAGAATTCTTCTTTCTGTTATCAGTTAATTGAGTTTGCGCAGCTCCTTCAAGTACAACTCCTTCTGTTGGTTCTACATAACCATCCTTCACAATATCCCAAACCTCTTGGAATATTAATATATTATCCATCTGCAACCTCCAGTGTTCaaagtttttaccttcaaacacCGACACCTTTATTGAACTTAAACttgtcatcttcttcaacttaacTTCTCACACCCACAACCCTAGAACCTGAtaccagtgctctgataccatatgaagaaaatctgatatcaaagacttaatgaaagaacACAAAACTTAACTCAAACAAACTCTCTTCAATTAATGTGTTTCATCTCATgactcaacaacctatttatatgaatCACAAAtttgactctcaagtaaaaagactttcctaatcaaaaacaaactctaacaagaaacttctagacaattcttacgtaaacaaactcttaaaaccagtaatacttgcaacccaagtaaacttctaaataccGTACCGTAGATCATCAACTCTTGTTGATCCATCCACTTCATGTCAACTTTCCCAGTTGATCCATACTAGACTTGATCAACACACACTGTTGATCCATATCACTTTCTTCATACTGTATCAACACACATTGTTGATCCCTTCtatcttcttcatagtatcttggtttatttctCAACAGTGTGGAGAATATTACATAGAAAAGAATATCAATCTACCTGGGGACACAGATGTTGAATCTTATGATGGTaaagatgatgacgatgatgatggaTTTGAAGATCAAAATGATGATGCTCGTCTTTGTGATCCTGTAACATGGTGGGATACATTGAAGGATGCCGACACCGAAATTAAGCAAAAGGAGGACGAGATGGAGTTGTACGGAGACGGATGGAAGGATTATATACCATGTTTATGTCGACGCTTATTTCAAGCGTAACAAAAATCCCAGGTTTGGGATTGTTCTGAAAGACCCATCTAAAACTGTTGTATTGGGTTTTGTTGAGAAAAGCAAAAGTAGAGGAGTTCCGCAGTTGCATACCCACTTGGAGGGATTTTTGAAAGCCGCAGAACTTGCCAAGGACTATGTTGACAAAGAAGCTACTCATCAAGGAAAAGAAGTTGTCATATATATTTTTTAGCAATTTTTCATTTGCTGTTAATATTGTTGAAGTGGGTTGGTTTCCTGTAAAGGAGCAAATTACAGAAGGTGTGAGGAGAATAATGAAGGAGTTGAAAGTGTTCATTGCTACAAAAAATATGTATCTTTTTCACGTTACCAACTTTGCAAATAGAGCTGCTGATTATTTGGAAAGATCGCCCACCTTAAAGGTGGGTCAGAGAATTTCGGAGAAAGATTTTGATGACAACATGAAAACTTTCATCGAACATGATAAAATATTGGACGATATCAAGAGTGGGCGTTCTACTCCAGAATCTAGAGCAATTATCTTGGCTGCGCACACGGCTGCGCTCGGTTAAAGTGTACATGTGCTGTTGATTGTTATAGTTTTCTGTCATATTTTATTCTGCAATACGACATGCACCTTTGTACTGAATTTTTTACTATTTAACATGCACCTTTGTACTAAATTTTTTACTATTTATCCAAGAAACTGGGGTGCCTTGGTTCTGGTCACTGTTGAACCATGGGAATATTATTGTGGAAGGGAATAATGCTTTGGCAATTTCTGAAATGTGAACAAGATCCGGCTCTCAAGGTTCAAAATATACGGCTCTATTATTATGCATATGGTTGGATAGTAGTGTCGTCTTGGTGATGGCAATTATACTTTCCCATGacaaaaaataaacaatgaaTTAATATTTTGTGATTAAAGCAGAATCTTCTTCATTATTATTAGGCCGTAATTTAATTAGTTTCACCTTTAGCGAAATAGTGCCACCTTATTGAATTGTTGATTCTCCTAATTTTGTGTTTCTGAATCCCTAATTTTTAAGAATAACAGGAATAAATCTACTTGCGAGAGAGGTGTTTTCAAGCTTTCATTTTTCCAGTGAGTCTGTtttcaatcaaagtttttcatTCAAGAATAATTAAAATGTTCATACATGAACGTGCATTCAAAAAAAGGATGCACGTTATCATGACTGAATCTTTAAATAATAGTAGCATGTAGAGTTCGTTATTGGAGAtccaatttttattttgatttctatcaaaaaaacaaatttattttgaaataaaaaaaacaccATTTTATAAGTTAAACAAAATAAACACGGAAAATAATTGAAGTTGTCAAAATACATGCACTATTTGATACTCCAACATGCATACCCTATAACACAACAATAACGACATAATCAAGTATATCTTAAGCAAATGGTACATATGCTAGTATCGAATATCTTTCTACatattttttcctataaataccaacTATTTTAGGAACCTAAAACACACACCAAAACATCGCAAAACAAAAAAGTTCCAAAAACCAATCCCATTTCTCTTTTCTAAACACAATGGTGAAATCATCAAGTTTATTTTCCTTGCTCTCTCAAATCTTTGTGTTCCAGCAGTTGGCAGTTTTATGTGTTTCACAGGATTTTGACTTCTTCTACTTTGTTCAACAGGTAAGTCATTGGGAAGAATAATCTTATTGTTAGCCTTCACTTTATAGTTATGTGTTTTTCTTTTCCTATTAAAACTTCTGAAATTTATGAATGTTTGTAACAGTGGCCAGGGTCTTACTGTGATTCAAAGCAAAGCTGTTGTTACCCAACTACAGGAAAACCAGCTCCAGATTTTGGTATTCATGGTTTATGGCCAAACTATAACGATGGATCGTACCCGTCTAACTGCGATAGCAGCAATCCTTTCGATCCGTCATCTGTAAGTTTACTACTTCATCCTAATAAGTATTTTGTGATAACAAAAAGGATCAACATTATAAGAACAAATGTATTTGGTTTTTGAGTAAAATTCATTTACTCTTGCCCGcacataaaatttcagtttctcagACAATACCTAAATAAGCCaaactctcttcaagattttagagcatttttgtttgaaatttcggcaaaaaaaaagatgaaaaaaaaatctgcCTTTATCTTATAATGGCAACAAAAATATACTCATATTAATGGATTTCTTACAACCAATTAAAGACACTGCATGCACTTTTGGAGTATTTTGGGCCAATAGGATAAGCATGCATTAAACACTGAAAATCTCCTTCTGTTTTAAGATAACTTTCCTCAAAACGATATATTCCTTGAGCATGGTTTCTACCAGTTAGGTCCCCTAAAACAGATCTAACTTATGGGAGCGAACAATGAATTATACGACAGATTATGGGACATTTTTATGATATTCAGTTGACAAGCGGCTTGTATTATTTGTTTCGTGATGGCACATCTATTTTTCAATTGCTTAATTTACAGATTTCAAGTATTAAAAGCCAAATGCAATCAGAATGGCCAACGTTAGCTTGTCCAAGTGGAGACGGTGACAAATTCTGGAGGCATGAGTGGAATAAACACGGGACTTGCTCTGAAGACATTCTTGACCAACCTGGATACTTTCAAGCAGCTCTAAAACTGAAACAAGAAACTGACCTCCTCAATGTCCTTCAGAATGCAGGAATCAATCCAGATGGGAAGTTTTACAGCTTGACTAGTATAACAAAAGCCATAAGAGATTCAACAGGATTTACCCCAGGACTAGAATGCAATGTGGATGAATCAGGTAACACTCAGCTCTACCAAATCTACATTTGCGTCGATACTTCTGCAACCAACTTGATTGAATGCCCTGTACTTCCACGAGGAAAGTGCTCGTCAAGAATCGAGTTTCCTATTTTCTAAGTAGTTATGTACTTTATGGAGTAGATGTTTATCTCATTGATTATCTCTCGCGATTTGTAAATTTTAATAAGACTGCCTTGCAGCATACATGTGATTTGAATTCTTCTAATACTATTTCCTATTTTCCTTtattgaagttggatactaagtgTGTGTTGGTGATAATCAAATGAACTATACCCAAATTTGATATACCTATATACAATCAGCATTTGCAACACCGATTCGAAAGTTCACTCCCTCTTTTTTGGGGAACCAACCTTGGAACATTAGTATTAGTACTAGCTGCAGTTTTTCTTCCCAACTTGAATGCTCTCATAAGAGCTAGTCTCATGCAACTAACACTTGGCTTATGGTGTTCCGGACTTCAAAAAATAATATCGATTCATAAAGTGGCATACAGGTAAGGTAAGATTGATGGGGAGAGTGCTCCTATTGAAGAAGAATAGATATAGCATATATTATATATCCATCATATCGAAGCCATGAACTTTACGTATATGCTGAACATGATATAGCAAGAAGATAGTGAGAGTCTTGAGCTAGATGAGAGTATTAGATTTATAGTACTGCTGAAGAATACAAAGCATTTACAATGAAAGACAAACCTATTATATAACATTGTGCGGAGTATATAGTTGAAAGACGACTAAGGTACGGCTTATCAATTGGATCAGCTTGGAGGCAGAGGCAATATTTATAGACATGTCTATTTTTAGTCTGTCATGTTTAGCAAGGAGATACCTAGAAGCTGGAAAAAAAGAAAATGCTCTAGGTAGTCGCAGAGCAACTTGATTTGACCTCACGAGTTATGATGATTTCAATGTGGATAAGACAAGTCGTGTATGGAAGTAGCTTCTTGTTTCACCATAATTTCTTTCAAGTTTCAACTACTTCTGTAGTACAATGAAGAATAAGTACTAACGAAACAGATAAAACCCAAAGACGCCGGTACCATGTGTTGACTTCTCTTAGTAGTTACCTAAAAAATGCCTAAATCCCACAGATATCCGACTTCTACAGGACACAAATATGACTGTCCAGCGCGTCTCAGGCAAATATCAAAAAGCATGTCTCGTCCGATCCTACAAGACAGTTTCgacatatttttaaaatatttttttgtgaTAGTAATAGTTGTGATCCCAACGTGTACACGACCTTTCTTCTGAGAAGTTAAACCATCCGAGAAGCAAGTTGTTAGCAAcgacaaaaaaatgaaaattgggCCTTGTGTCCCAACCCAATATACACAGACCATCCGGATATAACTTGAAAGTAAACTCAAAGAACCTACACTTCCATACTGTTGTTTAGATGATACTTCAATCCATTATAAAACCAATGAGTCCTGTTCGGATAGTTTGAGGGGGTGAATTAGAACGCCATTACGAGCAGCTGAATTACATCCTCAAGTGCCTAGCCGTGGCTCCTGTTCAACAAAGATATATAGATTCAAGTTTTTGTTGGACGGGAATTCATTGTTTGAGTATGCAGTAAATAGTGAAGTGAGGGGAGAGCAGAAACTGACCTGCCCAACTCCAGCTAGAAGGAACCGCCCAGAATTTGCAAAATGCCAAGGAATTTACAAAGCCGACCTGTAGCCAACTAAATTATCAGATTACAAGGGTACTTGGAGCATTTACCTAGAATAataccgaagaatacaaatgacTCTTGGCGTCACCATCAATTCCCCATAGATTTACCAAACCATTACCAGCTTCACTGCTTCTACACACAGCGACAGAACCAACCCAAGATCGCCCTTCAGCTTTTATATCTCCATT
This genomic stretch from Papaver somniferum cultivar HN1 chromosome 5, ASM357369v1, whole genome shotgun sequence harbors:
- the LOC113278405 gene encoding ribonuclease 1-like; translation: MVKSSSLFSLLSQIFVFQQLAVLCVSQDFDFFYFVQQWPGSYCDSKQSCCYPTTGKPAPDFGIHGLWPNYNDGSYPSNCDSSNPFDPSSISSIKSQMQSEWPTLACPSGDGDKFWRHEWNKHGTCSEDILDQPGYFQAALKLKQETDLLNVLQNAGINPDGKFYSLTSITKAIRDSTGFTPGLECNVDESGNTQLYQIYICVDTSATNLIECPVLPRGKCSSRIEFPIF